A genomic segment from Acidobacteriota bacterium encodes:
- a CDS encoding FAD/NAD(P)-binding protein produces MSRSPYVPVWGTLKHIHAETAMETFFEIELPGKAPLGHRPGQFVEVGVMGVGEAPISISSSPNRRESFDLVVRNAGNVTGALHRMKEGDTVGIRGPFGNGFDLDRFKGRDVMFVAGGIGLVPLRSLIHPVLEDRLAYGRVHILFGARTPAELLFREELAEWTNRKDVDFHVTVDRAPDGDWTGNIGVITRLFPRVDFDPKKTLVAVCGPPVMYKFVMLELMGRSVPQANVFLSLERHMKCGLGKCGHCQINNVYVCQKGPVFSYPEVLKMEEAI; encoded by the coding sequence ATGAGCCGCTCCCCCTATGTGCCCGTCTGGGGCACCCTCAAGCATATCCACGCCGAAACGGCCATGGAGACTTTCTTCGAGATCGAGCTTCCCGGCAAGGCGCCCCTGGGGCACCGGCCGGGCCAGTTCGTCGAGGTGGGCGTCATGGGCGTCGGAGAGGCCCCGATCTCCATCAGTTCGTCCCCGAACCGCCGGGAGAGCTTCGACCTGGTGGTTCGCAACGCGGGCAACGTCACCGGGGCCCTCCACCGGATGAAGGAAGGGGACACGGTCGGGATCCGCGGCCCCTTCGGCAACGGCTTCGACCTCGACCGCTTCAAGGGCCGCGACGTCATGTTCGTGGCGGGCGGCATCGGGCTGGTCCCGCTTCGGTCACTGATCCACCCCGTCCTGGAGGACCGCCTGGCGTACGGGCGCGTCCACATCCTCTTCGGCGCCAGGACCCCGGCCGAACTGCTCTTCCGCGAGGAGTTGGCCGAGTGGACCAACCGCAAGGACGTGGACTTCCACGTCACGGTCGACCGGGCCCCCGACGGCGACTGGACGGGCAACATCGGCGTCATCACCCGGCTGTTCCCCCGGGTGGACTTCGATCCGAAGAAAACCCTGGTGGCGGTCTGCGGGCCGCCGGTGATGTACAAGTTCGTCATGCTGGAGCTGATGGGGCGCAGCGTGCCCCAGGCGAACGTCTTCCTTTCACTGGAACGGCACATGAAGTGCGGGCTGGGCAAGTGCGGACACTGCCAGATCAACAACGTTTACGTCTGCCAGAAAGGCCCCGTCTTCAGCTATCCGGAAGTCCTGAAAATGGAGGAGGCAATCTGA
- a CDS encoding NADH:ubiquinone oxidoreductase, with the protein MAKPRVAFFDFSCCEGCQLTVSNCEDELLDLVSRVDIVNFREIMTERSDEYDIAFIEGTCTREEEIPRLEEIRRNARVVVALGACAAIGGVNCLKNFHELEDVRKEVYGDKAHYFPTFEARPIDQVITVDHCLHGCPIDRGEFLHTVKSLLLGITPRIPDHPVCVECRMKENVCLYTKGMQCLGPIARAGCGAICPEFGDGCVACRGMVDDPNIAYTLAVMNEHGLSYEDARHMMGMFLGYRTFQERIRKAENASLAR; encoded by the coding sequence ATGGCCAAGCCGCGCGTCGCATTTTTCGATTTCAGCTGCTGCGAAGGGTGCCAGCTCACCGTCTCCAACTGCGAGGACGAGCTGCTCGACCTGGTCTCCCGGGTGGACATCGTGAACTTCCGCGAGATCATGACGGAACGGTCCGACGAATACGACATCGCCTTTATCGAGGGGACCTGCACCCGGGAGGAGGAGATTCCCCGCCTCGAGGAGATCCGGCGCAACGCCAGGGTGGTGGTGGCCCTGGGCGCCTGCGCCGCCATCGGCGGGGTGAACTGCCTGAAGAACTTTCACGAACTGGAGGACGTCCGCAAGGAGGTCTACGGCGACAAGGCCCACTACTTCCCCACCTTCGAAGCCCGCCCCATCGACCAGGTCATCACGGTCGACCACTGCCTCCACGGCTGTCCCATCGACCGGGGCGAGTTCCTTCACACCGTGAAGAGCCTGCTCCTCGGCATCACGCCGCGGATCCCCGACCACCCGGTGTGCGTGGAGTGCCGGATGAAGGAGAATGTCTGCCTGTACACGAAGGGGATGCAGTGCCTGGGACCCATCGCCCGCGCCGGCTGCGGCGCCATCTGCCCCGAGTTCGGCGACGGCTGCGTGGCCTGCCGGGGGATGGTGGACGACCCCAACATCGCCTACACCCTCGCCGTGATGAACGAGCACGGCCTGAGCTACGAGGATGCCCGCCACATGATGGGCATGTTCCTGGGGTACCGGACGTTCCAGGAGCGGATCCGGAAGGCGGAAAACGCCTCCCTGGCCAGGTAG
- a CDS encoding Ni/Fe hydrogenase subunit alpha, producing the protein MDNKANINVNVHHVTRVEGHGNIRINVRDGVLEECFLDIVESPRFFEAMLRGRPYWEAHHITCRICGICSVGHTCASLQASEAALGVTPSEQTTLIRKICLHGETLQSHVLHAYYLAAPDFLGVGSVLPLAATHLPVVQRALRLKKLANDLCAVLVGRHVHPVSMAVGGFTYEPDPGQLRAVRKRLIESREDFRETVELFKALAGKIPVFERETEYISLTRDDEYAFLSGDILSSDVGRKPVTAYREMTNEAVLPHSSAKHCKVNRGSYMVGALARFNNNHAQLRPEAKKVAEALGLKAPCHNPYMITVAQVVESVHCLEDAIELIDELLRRGVRKEPLDVQAREGRGVGATEVPRGVLYHDYAFDAGGRVTRANCIIPTGQNLANIEADMRALIPTVLDKSPDEIRLLSEMLVRAYDPCISCSTHFLKVEFV; encoded by the coding sequence ATGGACAACAAGGCCAACATCAACGTCAACGTACACCATGTCACCCGCGTGGAAGGCCACGGGAACATCCGAATCAACGTCCGTGACGGCGTCCTGGAGGAGTGCTTCCTGGACATCGTGGAGTCCCCCCGGTTCTTCGAGGCCATGCTGCGCGGCCGGCCGTACTGGGAAGCCCACCACATCACCTGCCGCATCTGCGGCATCTGCTCGGTGGGTCACACCTGCGCCTCCCTGCAGGCCTCGGAAGCGGCACTGGGCGTGACGCCCTCCGAGCAGACCACGCTGATCCGCAAGATCTGCCTGCACGGCGAGACGCTGCAGTCCCACGTCCTCCACGCCTACTACCTGGCGGCGCCGGACTTCCTGGGGGTCGGGAGCGTCCTCCCCCTGGCGGCCACCCACCTGCCGGTGGTCCAGCGGGCGCTGCGCCTGAAGAAGCTCGCCAACGACCTGTGCGCCGTCCTGGTGGGACGCCACGTCCACCCCGTCTCCATGGCGGTGGGCGGGTTCACCTACGAGCCCGACCCCGGGCAGTTGAGGGCGGTCCGCAAGCGCCTGATCGAGTCCCGGGAGGACTTCCGGGAGACGGTGGAACTCTTCAAGGCCCTGGCCGGCAAGATCCCCGTCTTCGAGCGCGAGACCGAGTACATCTCCCTCACGCGCGATGACGAGTACGCCTTCCTGAGCGGGGACATCCTCTCCTCCGACGTGGGCCGCAAGCCCGTGACGGCCTACCGCGAGATGACCAACGAGGCGGTCCTGCCGCACTCCAGCGCCAAGCACTGCAAGGTCAACCGGGGGAGCTACATGGTGGGGGCGCTGGCCCGTTTCAACAACAACCACGCGCAGCTCCGGCCCGAGGCGAAGAAGGTCGCGGAAGCCCTCGGGCTGAAAGCGCCCTGCCACAACCCGTACATGATCACCGTGGCCCAGGTGGTGGAATCGGTCCATTGCCTGGAGGACGCCATCGAGCTGATCGACGAGCTGCTGCGCCGCGGCGTGAGGAAGGAGCCCCTCGACGTGCAGGCGAGGGAAGGCCGGGGCGTCGGCGCCACGGAAGTCCCCCGCGGCGTGCTCTACCACGACTACGCCTTCGACGCCGGCGGGCGGGTGACCCGGGCCAACTGCATCATCCCCACCGGCCAGAACCTGGCGAACATCGAGGCGGACATGCGCGCGCTGATCCCCACCGTTCTCGACAAGTCGCCCGACGAGATCCGGCTCCTGTCGGAGATGCTGGTCCGGGCCTACGACCCCTGCATTTCCTGCTCCACCCACTTCCTGAAGGTGGAGTTCGTGTGA
- a CDS encoding response regulator → MKDSQIGCRYREEEKVAYKILIIDDDYDIVEAMRMTLEANGYTVHTAASGKEGLARVKEVEPDLIILDVMMEEDTAGFRVAWELRNPDPKSEYDRFRKTPVMMITAIAEKKGMHFDPKKDGDFLPVDEFISKPIMPKALLEKVRALLLR, encoded by the coding sequence ATGAAAGATAGTCAGATCGGCTGTCGATATCGAGAGGAGGAAAAGGTGGCTTACAAGATTCTGATCATCGATGACGATTACGACATCGTCGAAGCCATGCGGATGACGCTGGAGGCCAACGGTTACACGGTTCACACGGCGGCTTCCGGCAAGGAGGGCCTCGCGCGGGTCAAGGAGGTGGAACCCGACCTCATCATCCTCGACGTCATGATGGAGGAAGACACCGCCGGCTTCCGGGTGGCGTGGGAACTCCGGAACCCCGACCCCAAGTCGGAGTATGACCGCTTCCGCAAGACGCCCGTGATGATGATCACCGCCATCGCCGAAAAGAAGGGGATGCACTTCGACCCCAAGAAGGACGGTGACTTTTTGCCGGTGGACGAGTTCATCAGCAAGCCGATCATGCCCAAGGCCCT
- a CDS encoding 4Fe-4S dicluster domain-containing protein, with the protein MAYRVIGKTAFLDFLKNLAAEYEVVGPVQKAPGTIVYRRLDDASAMVGEFQGSLLPPKKFFFPQKETLLRFDLSGAEPSAEAVVQVKPVALVGVHPCDLHGLQRLDRVFADDNPDPNYLEKREQALVIGMNCLPDDQCFCASMGTLRPPEDGFDLFLTDTGDRFAVEIGSEKGEQALDRHAVTEAVEAADVVRVSEWYERKEKAQKLAVRIPVEHLPLLFKGEYHAGIWDEHGKKCLSCGACNLVCPTCYCFDVRDDVSLADPSKGERTRVWDGCQLEEFARVAGGENFREHRSDRNRHRFYRKFLYPVLKYKKSFCVGCGRCVRSCLVHISVVETVNHFVDKSLKGGAQ; encoded by the coding sequence ATGGCTTATCGCGTCATCGGGAAAACGGCATTCCTTGACTTCCTGAAGAACCTTGCCGCGGAATACGAGGTTGTGGGCCCCGTTCAAAAGGCGCCCGGGACCATCGTATACCGGCGGCTGGACGACGCCTCCGCGATGGTCGGGGAATTCCAGGGAAGCCTGCTGCCGCCCAAGAAGTTTTTCTTTCCCCAGAAGGAAACGCTCCTGCGTTTCGACCTCTCGGGGGCCGAGCCCTCCGCCGAAGCCGTGGTGCAGGTCAAGCCCGTCGCCCTGGTGGGGGTCCACCCCTGCGACCTCCACGGGCTGCAGCGCCTCGACCGCGTCTTCGCCGACGACAACCCCGACCCGAACTACCTGGAAAAGCGGGAGCAGGCCCTGGTGATCGGCATGAACTGCCTGCCCGACGACCAGTGCTTCTGTGCCAGCATGGGGACCCTGCGCCCCCCGGAAGACGGTTTCGACCTTTTCCTCACCGACACCGGGGACCGGTTCGCCGTCGAGATCGGGTCGGAGAAGGGGGAGCAGGCCCTGGACCGGCACGCCGTCACCGAGGCCGTGGAAGCAGCCGACGTGGTCCGGGTGAGCGAGTGGTACGAGCGCAAGGAGAAGGCGCAGAAGCTGGCGGTGCGCATCCCCGTGGAGCACCTGCCGCTCCTGTTCAAGGGCGAGTACCACGCGGGCATCTGGGACGAGCACGGGAAAAAGTGCCTCTCCTGCGGCGCCTGCAACCTGGTCTGCCCCACCTGCTACTGCTTCGACGTCCGGGACGATGTCAGCCTGGCCGACCCCTCGAAGGGCGAGCGCACCCGCGTGTGGGACGGCTGCCAGTTGGAGGAGTTCGCCCGGGTGGCGGGCGGCGAGAACTTCCGCGAGCACCGGAGCGACCGGAACCGGCACCGCTTCTACCGCAAGTTCCTCTACCCCGTCCTGAAGTACAAGAAGAGTTTCTGCGTCGGCTGCGGACGCTGTGTCCGGAGCTGCCTGGTCCACATCAGCGTGGTGGAAACCGTCAACCACTTCGTGGACAAGAGCCTGAAAGGAGGCGCCCAATGA
- a CDS encoding HyaD/HybD family hydrogenase maturation endopeptidase, with the protein MTAVRVLGVGNLLMGDEGVGVHAVRALENRGLPEGAEAVDAGTAGLGLLGFFGGARRLIFLDCVDMGLPPGTVRRFSPDEVRELCSGREMSLHETGILGILELARTTGELAAGTAVVLYGIQPASLGWSMELSPCCAAAVEEVVDRVYREIVS; encoded by the coding sequence GTGACGGCCGTCCGCGTCCTCGGTGTCGGCAACCTCCTGATGGGGGACGAAGGCGTCGGGGTGCACGCGGTGCGGGCCCTGGAAAACCGGGGGCTTCCGGAAGGGGCCGAGGCGGTTGACGCCGGCACGGCCGGGCTCGGGCTGCTCGGTTTTTTCGGTGGTGCACGCCGGCTGATCTTTCTCGATTGCGTGGACATGGGGCTCCCGCCCGGGACGGTGCGGCGCTTCTCTCCCGACGAGGTTCGGGAACTGTGTTCCGGCCGGGAGATGTCCCTGCACGAAACGGGCATCCTGGGCATCCTGGAGCTGGCCCGGACCACGGGGGAACTGGCGGCGGGGACGGCGGTGGTCCTGTACGGGATCCAGCCGGCCTCCCTGGGCTGGTCGATGGAACTCAGCCCCTGCTGCGCCGCCGCCGTGGAAGAAGTGGTTGACCGCGTTTACAGGGAAATCGTAAGTTAA